The Chlorobaculum sp. MV4-Y genome contains the following window.
GAACGGGCGCGCCAGGTCGTGCCGGCTTGCAGGGCCGTCAATGGTGATGCCGACTGTGATATCGTACTGTTTCAGCGTCTCCAGAATGGCGTCATGCAGCAGGGTGCCGTTGGACTGGAGGGCGAACGAAAACTCGATTTCCGGAAAGCTGCCGGTCAGAAAGGCGCAGATCTGGTCGATCTCGCGGTGCATGAGCAGCGGTTCGCCCCCCTGAAAGGTGATGGCGATGCGCCTTTTGCCATCAATCAGCTCTCCGAGCGTCCGGCAGATGTTCCCGACATCGGTGCCGCGCACATCCGAGACCTGCGTCAGGTCGGCGTATTTGCAATAGACGCACCCAAGATTGCAGCGGTCGGTGATGAAGATGACCACCTCCAAGAACTCATCTGACTCTGGTGGAACCGGGGTTGGTGACTCTTTCAGGCTGGTCGCGATTTCAGCTTTTTGCGCTTCGGACGCATTGCCGTCGAACATCTGCCATCGGCCGCAGCGGTTGTCGAGCGCGACGAAGAATTTGCCTGATGACGGCTGAAGGAAGGTTACATCGCCCTTCTGTTCAATGGCGTATGCGGGCATTGCGGAGTCCGCTCCTTTTGCTGTTGTCTGGGTGGTGGATCGGGAAAGAGGTGATGGCTGAAGCACCGTTGTCATAACCAAACGTTGCCTGCGGCAAGAAGCTATTCCAGCTTCTTGCCGCAGGTGTCGGAATGATTACTTGTCTCCCTCTTCGGGTTCGGGTACCCAGGTATCGCAATGCATGGAGATCCTGCCGGTGCGTTTTGACGGTTCGTCAGGCGTCCAGGTGTCGCAGTGCATGGAGATTTTGCCGGGCTGCGCTGTCGGTTTGTCCGGATCCCACGTGTCACAGTGCATAGATGGCATTGTTTCTGGTGAGAGCGCAAGTGTGCTGCTGTCGAAGGTAGGGGTGTTCATGATCCTTCAGTTTATAGGTGAGGGAAAAACGACAACTACATTTTTAATGTATAGAAATATAGACGTAGTTGAAATTCGTTTTGCTGGTTTGACGTTTTTTATCACTAGTTGCAGGAGCACAACAATTTGATGGGTTCGTTTTTCAATGCACATTTGGAACGTTTCTTGAGCAACGGTAATGAGGCAACAAGGATTCTGCATAGCTCAGAATTGACGAGGAATGAATACATTGTCCAGACAAAAAGCCGGCATGAAACCTGGCCGCCGTCACGGGCGATTCTGAACTTCTGAAATTCATCATTATGTCTGAAAAACAACCCATCAGCATTCTCGGTTGCGGGTGGCTCGGTTTGCCGCTGGCCCGTTTTCTGGCTGGCGAGGGGTATGCCGTCAAGGGTTCGACTACCAGCGAGGCGAAAATCACCAAAATGAAAGAGGCCGGTGTCGAGCCATTCCGGATTGCCATCGACGAGAGCATCGAGGGTGATATTGCCTTGTTTCTGGACTGCGACATCCTCGTGGTGAACATTCCGCCCAAGCGGCGTGAAGATGTGGTCGAGTACCATGTTGGCCAGATTTCGCTGCTGATTGACGCGCTTGCCGATTCGCCGGTGAAGCATGTGCTGTTCGTCAGCTCAACCTCAGTCTATCCCGCATCGGGTGGCGAGGTAGTCGAATCTGACGCCGCAGATCCCGACGCGGCGGACTCGCCCGCTGGGCGGGCGCTGATGTATGTCGAGGAGATGCTGCGCTCGGAGCCCTCTTTCAGCACTACAGTGGTGAGGTTTGGCGGGCTGATTGGTCCCGGCCGCAATCCTGCGGAGTTTATACAGCGCATGACGGAGATCGCTAATCCCGCCCAGCCGGTGAACCTCATTCATCTGGATGACTGCGTGCATATCATCGCCGAAATTATCCGGCAGGAGACCTGGGGCGAAACCTTCAACGCTTGCGCGCCGCTTCATCCGACCCGCGGTGAACTCTACGCCGCCGCCGCCGAGAGTCACGGTCTGACCGCGTTGCCGGAAGAGGGTGCCAGCGATAGCCACTTCAAGATCGTCAACAGTGACAGGGTCGTCGAGAAACTGGGATACAAGTTTCTGCATCCTGATCCGCTGGCAATGGCAAGGGGAGGCAATTGACAATTGCATTGTAGGGGCAGACCTGCGTGTCTGCCCTGTTTGGCAGTTATCCAGCCGTTGCCGTTACAGAATGAATTCGAGGTCATAGCCCTCTTTCGCTGCTTTGGCGGCGAACTTTCGGAAATCCCTGAGAAAACCGAGCGCCTCTGCCGGATCGATTTCACGCCAGTAGGCGATGCGTTCCGGATCGTCCTGCCAGCCGAGCATCACCTTTTCGGGGCTTTTCACGCCGATCTGTTCCATACAGCCGTCGAGAGTTTCAAGCATTCTGCCGATCGCACCCGAAGGCAGAAACGCTTCGTCCCAGCTGTCGAGCCCGTTGTTCGCTTCGGAGATGAATGGTAGGTCGTTGAGCTGCTCGATCACGCCGTAATGAAAAAGGGCGCTGTAATCGTGCCCGGAAATTGCCAACGAATCGTAGACCTCGTAGCTCTTGTCGGAAAGCCTGACGGTGTTGATCTTGCCGCTTCGATAAATCGGCAGTTCGCGGTGCAGGGGGTTCTGGTCATCGAGGAGAATATGGGTGACGGTCATGGTGCTCAATGCGGGCTGAAACGATTAATTTCTCACCACTGTTTTAATCGAAGGAATTGGTTTGAGATGACGTCTTAATTATAGTTATTTAACTGAATGTAGCGATAATAGCTCGGTTCTTCTCGGTCGTACTTCATAGCCAGAGTTACAGCGCATTTCAGGGAGCCTCCCGTCAATTTTAGCGATACAGGATCATAAATGGAAGGAAATTTCTCGAATAGAGTTCAGGACGTGATCAGGCTCAGCCGCGAAGAGGCGCTGCGTCTGGGGCACAACTACATCGGCACCGAACATCTTCTGCTCGGACTGATCCGGGAAGGTGAGGGTATCGGCGCCAAAATTCTCAAAAACCTCAAAGTCGATCTTTTCCAGCTGAAGCAGAAGATCGAGGAGAACACCCATCCCAAGGTTCCGGCCACGCAGATGGGCAATGTGCCGCTGACCAAGCAGGCTGAAAAGGTGCTCAAGATCACCTATCTGGAGGCCAAGATCTGCAAGTCAACCATTATCGGCACCGAGCATCTCTTGCTGTCGATCCTGAAGGGTGATGACAACATCGCCTCTCAGATTCTCGAACAGTTCGGCGTCACCTACGATCTGGTGAGGGATGAGCTGGCCAGCATCACGACCGGGCGCGGTGAAGCGGACGAGCCTCCGATGGAGGGCTCTTACTTCACGGGCAGTGCATCCGAACGACCGTCCAAAAAGTCCGAGCCGAAGCGCGGCGAGCGCACCAAGACGCCAGTGCTTGACAACTTCGGGCGCGACATCACGCGCCTTGCGATGGAGGACAAGCTCGACCCGATCATCGGGCGCGAAAAGGAGATCGAGCGCGTGGCGCAGGTGCTCAGCCGCCGCAAGAAGAACAACCCGGTGCTGATCGGTGAACCCGGTGTCGGCAAGACCGCCATTGCCGAGGGTCTGGCGCTCAAGATCGTGCAGCGCAAGGTTTCCCGCGTGCTCTACGACAAGCGCGTCGTGGCGCTCGACCTCGCGGCGCTCGTGGCGGGTACCAAGTACCGCGGCCAGTTCGAGGAGCGCATGAAGGCGCTTATGAACGAGCTGGAGCGTTCGCGTGACGTGATTCTCTTCATTGACGAGCTGCACACCATCATTGGTGCGGGCGGCGCGTCCGGTTCGCTCGACGCGAGCAACATCTTCAAGCCCGCACTCGCTCGCGGCGAGTTGCAGTGCATCGGCGCGACCACGCTCGACGAGTACCGCCAGTACATCGAGAAGGATGGCGCGCTCGACCGCCGCTTCCAGAAGATCATGGTTGAGCCGACCTCGGTTGAGGAGACCATCCAGATTCTGAACAACATCAAGAACAAGTACGAAGCGCACCACCACGTGCAGTACTCGGAGGACGCCATCGAGAAGGCCGTCAAGCTCTCGGAGCGCTATATCACCGACCGCTTTCTGCCCGACAAGGCCATCGACGTCATGGACGAGGCTGGCGCAAGGGTGCACCTGAGCAATATTCACGTGCCGCAGGAGATTCTCGAACTTGAGAAGTCCATCGAGGAGATCAAGAGCGAGAAGAACAAGGTGGTCAAGATGCAGAACTTCGAGGAGGCCGCCCGTCTGCGCGACAAGGAGAAGAACATGCTCGAAGCGCTTGACCACGCCAAGCAGGATTGGGAAGAGCAGTCGATGGAGAGCGTCTATGACGTGACCGAAAACGACATCACCTCGGTGATCGCCATGATGACGGGCATTCCTGTGGCGAAGGTGGCACAGTCCGAGTCGAAGAAGTTGCTCACCATGGAGGCGGAGCTGAAGAAAGAGGTGATCGGCCAGGACGAGGCGATCAAAAAGATCACCAAGGCGATCCAGCGCACCCGCGCGGGCCTCAAGGATCCGTCGCGTCCCATCGGTTCGTTCATCTTCCTCGGCCCGACCGGCGTCGGCAAGACCGAGCTGGCCAAGGCGTTGACCCGTTATCTGTTTGACAGCGAGGATGCGCTCATCAGGGCCGACATGAGCGAGTACATGGAGAAGTTCTCGGTGAGCCGCCTGGTTGGAGCGCCTCCCGGATACGTCGGCTACGAAGAGGGGGGCCAGCTCACCGAAAAGGTGCGCCGCAAACCCTACTCGGTGGTGCTGATCGACGAGATCGAAAAGGCGCATCCCGACGTGTTCAACATCCTGCTCCAGGTGCTCGACGAGGGTGTGCTTACCGACGGGCTTGGCCGCAAGGTCGATTTCCGCAACACGATCATCATCATGACCTCGAACATCGGCGCGAAGGAGATCAAGAGCTTCAGCTCCGGTGGCGGCATGGGCTTTGCTGCTCCCTCGGACGCGACGGGTGATTACAAGGCGATGAAGTCAACCATCGAGGACGCCCTGAAGCGCGTGTTCAATCCGGAGTTCCTGAACCGCATCGACGACACGATCGTGTTCCACCAGCTCGAAAAGTTGGATATTTTCAAGATCATTGACATCACTGCTGGCAAGCTCTTCAAGCGCTTGAAGGAGATGGGCATCGAGGTGCGGATCGACGAGAAGGCCAAAGAGTTCCTTGTCGAGAAGGGTTACGACCAGAAATACGGCGCAAGGCCGCTCAAGCGCGCCTTGCAAAAATATGTCGAGGATCCGCTCGCAGAGGAGATGCTCAAGGGCCGCTTCACCGAAGGCAGCGTGATTCAGATCACCTTCGACGAAAAGGAGAAGGAGCTGCGCTTCACCGATGGAACTGCCGAGCCTCCGCCCAAAAAGGGCAAGAAAGAGGAGATGCTCGACAAAGAGTAAGCGGTTCCATTCTCTCGTCAGTATCATGATTACAACAGTGCCCCAGTGTTCATGCCGGGGCACTGTTGCTTTAATCCGTGATCGCTGGCGCTGAACTCCGTATGGCTTCCCGAAGCCAGAAATATGCAAAAGGCCCGCCCATTCGAGGCGGCTTTTTTTACCGGTTGGCGGTTGGCAAAAGGTTTGCGTGTGATCTGCGATTTCTTCCCGTGCTTTTCGAATCGGGGAGCCAGGCTCCCGATCAGCAGTCCGGCACTTTCGGAAGTCCCTCCAGCGAGGCGGCCAGCGATTGTTGCAGCATCTCCTCCGGCAGCGCGTAGTCGCTGATTTTGCCCGACATGTAGGCGTCGTAGCCCTGCAAGTCCATCAAACCGTGGCCCGACCAGTTCATCAGAATTACTTTCTCCTTGCTCTCCTCTTTGGCTTGTTTGGCCTCGCGGATAGTCTGCGCAATGGCGTGCGAGGTCTCCGGAGCGGGGATGAATCCTTCGGTGTGGGCGAAGAGCAGGGCTGCTTCGTAGCACTCGGTTTGCGGCAGCGCGGTGGCTTCGATCAGGCCGAGCTGCTTGGTGTGGCTCACCAGTGGGGCCATGCCGTGATAGCGCAGACCGCCCGCATGGATGGCTGGTGGGATGAAGGTGTGGCCGAGGCTGTGCATCGGCAGTAGCGGCGTCATCATCGCCACGTCGCCCGAATCATAGGTATAGGGCGCGCGGGTCAGCGTCGGGCAGGCTTCAGGCTCGGTGGCGATCACCTTGACCTCCTTGCCGTGAATCTTGTCGTACAGGAACGGGAAGCTGATGCCCGCAAAGTTGGAGCCGCCGCCCGCGCAGCCGATGACGATATCCGGGTAGCGGCCGATCTTTTCGAACTGCTTCCGCGCCTCCAGGCCGATGATGGTCTGGTGCAGCATGACGTGGTTCAGCACGCTGCCGAGAGCGTAGCGGGTGTCGTCGCGCTCGACCGCCTGTTCGATGGCCTCGCTGATGGCGATGCCGAGGCTGCCCGGCGTGTCGGGATCCTCTTCGAGAATCTTGCGCCCGATGGCCGTCAGCGGGCTCGGGCTGGGGATGCACTCCGCGCCCCAGGTTTTCATCATGATCTTGCGGAACGGCTTCTGGTCAAAGCTGATGCGCACCATGAACACCTTGCACTCGATGCCGATCAGCTTGCAGCTCATCGCCAGCGCGCTGCCCCACTGCCCCGCGCCGGTTTCGGTGGTGAGGTACTTGATGCCGAACTCCCGGTTGTACCACGCCTGCGCGATGGCCGTGTTGGGCTTGTGGCTTCCGGCGGGCGAAACCCCTTCGTTCTTGTAGTAGATTTTGGCCGGAGTGCCGAGCGCCGCTTCGAGCCGCCGCGCGCGATAGAGCGGCGAAGGCCGCCACAGTTTGAGGATGCCGAGAATCTCCTCTGGAATATCGATCCAGCGTTCGGTGCTTACCTCCTGCTCGATCAGGTTCATCGGAAACACCTTGGCCAGCGCGTCCGGCCCGATCGGCTTGCCATCCAGCCCCACCGGCGGCGGCATGGGCGAGGCAAGGTCGGCCTGGATGTTGTACCATTGACGGGGCATTTCATCCTCGCCGAGGAGGATTTTGGTAGGCTCTGTACTCATGCGTGTTGTGCTTAGAAGTAAGAGAAAGAGAGCGGTGACAGCTCTCATGGCCGGGTGTCTGGTGGCCATTTTTTAAGGTAGGGAGAGCGCGGGCGGATTGCAACGGTTGGGGTGGGGATTGGGGGGGATGAAAAAATGGCGGGGAGGCTGGTCGGATGGCCCGCATTTTTGACGAACTGC
Protein-coding sequences here:
- a CDS encoding ATP-dependent Clp protease ATP-binding subunit, encoding MEGNFSNRVQDVIRLSREEALRLGHNYIGTEHLLLGLIREGEGIGAKILKNLKVDLFQLKQKIEENTHPKVPATQMGNVPLTKQAEKVLKITYLEAKICKSTIIGTEHLLLSILKGDDNIASQILEQFGVTYDLVRDELASITTGRGEADEPPMEGSYFTGSASERPSKKSEPKRGERTKTPVLDNFGRDITRLAMEDKLDPIIGREKEIERVAQVLSRRKKNNPVLIGEPGVGKTAIAEGLALKIVQRKVSRVLYDKRVVALDLAALVAGTKYRGQFEERMKALMNELERSRDVILFIDELHTIIGAGGASGSLDASNIFKPALARGELQCIGATTLDEYRQYIEKDGALDRRFQKIMVEPTSVEETIQILNNIKNKYEAHHHVQYSEDAIEKAVKLSERYITDRFLPDKAIDVMDEAGARVHLSNIHVPQEILELEKSIEEIKSEKNKVVKMQNFEEAARLRDKEKNMLEALDHAKQDWEEQSMESVYDVTENDITSVIAMMTGIPVAKVAQSESKKLLTMEAELKKEVIGQDEAIKKITKAIQRTRAGLKDPSRPIGSFIFLGPTGVGKTELAKALTRYLFDSEDALIRADMSEYMEKFSVSRLVGAPPGYVGYEEGGQLTEKVRRKPYSVVLIDEIEKAHPDVFNILLQVLDEGVLTDGLGRKVDFRNTIIIMTSNIGAKEIKSFSSGGGMGFAAPSDATGDYKAMKSTIEDALKRVFNPEFLNRIDDTIVFHQLEKLDIFKIIDITAGKLFKRLKEMGIEVRIDEKAKEFLVEKGYDQKYGARPLKRALQKYVEDPLAEEMLKGRFTEGSVIQITFDEKEKELRFTDGTAEPPPKKGKKEEMLDKE
- a CDS encoding SDR family oxidoreductase, producing MSEKQPISILGCGWLGLPLARFLAGEGYAVKGSTTSEAKITKMKEAGVEPFRIAIDESIEGDIALFLDCDILVVNIPPKRREDVVEYHVGQISLLIDALADSPVKHVLFVSSTSVYPASGGEVVESDAADPDAADSPAGRALMYVEEMLRSEPSFSTTVVRFGGLIGPGRNPAEFIQRMTEIANPAQPVNLIHLDDCVHIIAEIIRQETWGETFNACAPLHPTRGELYAAAAESHGLTALPEEGASDSHFKIVNSDRVVEKLGYKFLHPDPLAMARGGN
- a CDS encoding TrpB-like pyridoxal phosphate-dependent enzyme: MSTEPTKILLGEDEMPRQWYNIQADLASPMPPPVGLDGKPIGPDALAKVFPMNLIEQEVSTERWIDIPEEILGILKLWRPSPLYRARRLEAALGTPAKIYYKNEGVSPAGSHKPNTAIAQAWYNREFGIKYLTTETGAGQWGSALAMSCKLIGIECKVFMVRISFDQKPFRKIMMKTWGAECIPSPSPLTAIGRKILEEDPDTPGSLGIAISEAIEQAVERDDTRYALGSVLNHVMLHQTIIGLEARKQFEKIGRYPDIVIGCAGGGSNFAGISFPFLYDKIHGKEVKVIATEPEACPTLTRAPYTYDSGDVAMMTPLLPMHSLGHTFIPPAIHAGGLRYHGMAPLVSHTKQLGLIEATALPQTECYEAALLFAHTEGFIPAPETSHAIAQTIREAKQAKEESKEKVILMNWSGHGLMDLQGYDAYMSGKISDYALPEEMLQQSLAASLEGLPKVPDC